The Streptococcaceae bacterium ESL0729 genome has a segment encoding these proteins:
- the yidC gene encoding membrane protein insertase YidC: MKKNIKRIMYSGFALTALLMLTGCVQTKNGEPTGSGWVYNLLVKPMSSVIEYFVNNWGWSYGLAIIGVTIIVRLLILPLGLNQAYKSSYQQEKMAYLKPILGPIQDKLKNAATPEAKMAAQQELMQVQKDNGINMFGGIGCLPLLIQMPFFSALFYAARYTPGIDGSTFFGMNLGQRSIPFVIIAGILYFAQSWLSTYGMSEEQKAQMKSMLIISPLMIVFMSWSSPAGVTLYWVVGGAFGIIQQLITTFMIKPHLKKKIDAEFEANPPKVNTKDIKDVTQSAAQAQVEANIKRDLKSSKKGRNSGKQKKK, encoded by the coding sequence TTGAAAAAAAATATTAAAAGAATCATGTATTCAGGATTTGCCCTAACAGCGTTACTTATGCTAACGGGTTGTGTCCAAACAAAAAATGGTGAGCCAACTGGTAGTGGTTGGGTTTACAACCTACTGGTAAAACCCATGTCATCAGTCATTGAATACTTTGTAAACAACTGGGGTTGGAGCTACGGACTTGCTATTATTGGTGTAACCATCATCGTCCGCCTTCTAATCCTTCCCCTTGGACTTAACCAGGCCTATAAATCAAGCTACCAGCAGGAAAAAATGGCCTACCTAAAACCAATCCTTGGTCCCATCCAAGATAAACTTAAGAATGCTGCTACACCTGAAGCTAAGATGGCTGCCCAACAGGAGTTGATGCAGGTTCAAAAGGATAACGGCATTAATATGTTTGGTGGAATTGGGTGTCTACCCCTTCTAATCCAAATGCCCTTCTTCTCAGCCCTCTTCTACGCAGCTCGTTACACACCAGGGATTGACGGAAGTACCTTCTTTGGGATGAACCTTGGCCAAAGGAGTATTCCCTTTGTAATTATCGCAGGTATCCTCTACTTCGCTCAATCATGGCTTTCAACCTATGGAATGTCTGAGGAACAAAAGGCACAGATGAAATCAATGCTTATTATAAGTCCTTTGATGATCGTCTTCATGTCTTGGTCTTCTCCTGCTGGAGTTACCCTTTACTGGGTTGTCGGTGGAGCTTTTGGAATCATCCAACAGTTGATTACAACCTTCATGATTAAGCCTCATCTTAAGAAGAAAATTGACGCAGAATTTGAAGCTAACCCACCAAAGGTTAACACTAAGGACATTAAAGATGTTACCCAAAGTGCTGCTCAAGCTCAAGTTGAAGCTAATATCAAGCGTGATCTTAAGTCTAGCAAAAAAGGACGCAACTCAGGCAAGCAAAAGAAAAAATAA
- the tkt gene encoding transketolase: MKFDSTDQLAVDTLRTLSIDTIQKANSGHPGLPMGAAPMAYVLWNKFLNVNPNTGRKWSNRDRFVLSAGHGSALLYSLLHTAGYNLTIEDLKNFRQWQSKTPGHPEVDWTDGVEATTGPLGQGIANAVGMAMAEAHLAATYNKPGFDIVDHYTYALNGDGDLMEGVSQEAASLAGQLKLGKLVLLYDSNDISLDGPLDKSFSDDVKMRFESYGWQHILVKDGNDLEEIASSLEAARAESTKPTIIEVKTIIGFGAEKQGTSGVHGAPLGKEGNDFAKKAYGWEYPDFTVPEQVKTRFAEDLKARGAKLESEWNELFAKYSEEYPDLAEQYAHAFDGLTPELEIKKYEEGSSAASRVTSQEVIQQLAAQMPDLWGGSADLSASNNTMMKAYEDFEAGNYKGRNIWFGVREFAMTAAMNGIALHGGTRVYGGTFFVFSNYMLPAIRMAAIQDLPVTYVLTHDSIAVGEDGPTHEPVEQLASLRSMPNIDVIRPADGNEVIAAWRHAVNSKTRPTALVLTRQNLPVIPYTKELAEEGLSRGAYIIAKESGNLDGILIATGSEVALAIEAQKELEKAGKSVRVVSMPSQNIFDEQDASYREEILPAAVRKRIAIEAGSSFGWAKYVGLDGDTVTIDKWGASAPGTKVFAEYGFTVENIVDKFNNL; encoded by the coding sequence ATGAAATTTGACAGTACCGATCAACTTGCAGTAGATACGCTTAGAACCTTATCTATTGATACCATTCAAAAGGCTAATAGTGGTCATCCAGGGCTTCCAATGGGTGCAGCTCCTATGGCTTATGTGCTTTGGAATAAATTTTTAAATGTTAACCCTAATACTGGCCGTAAGTGGTCAAATCGTGACCGTTTTGTCCTTTCAGCAGGTCATGGTTCAGCCCTTCTTTACAGCCTTTTACATACAGCTGGCTATAACTTAACAATTGAAGACCTTAAAAACTTCCGCCAGTGGCAATCTAAAACCCCAGGTCATCCAGAAGTGGACTGGACTGACGGTGTGGAAGCAACAACTGGTCCTCTAGGACAAGGGATTGCCAATGCTGTAGGTATGGCTATGGCTGAAGCTCACCTGGCTGCAACTTACAATAAACCAGGTTTTGATATTGTCGACCATTATACTTATGCCCTAAATGGAGATGGGGATTTAATGGAAGGTGTTTCTCAGGAGGCAGCAAGTCTTGCCGGTCAACTTAAATTAGGAAAATTAGTCCTCTTATATGATTCAAATGATATCTCCCTTGACGGACCACTTGACAAGTCATTTTCAGATGACGTTAAGATGCGTTTTGAGTCTTATGGTTGGCAGCACATTCTTGTAAAGGATGGAAATGACCTAGAAGAGATTGCAAGTTCCCTTGAAGCAGCTCGTGCTGAAAGTACAAAACCTACAATCATTGAAGTTAAGACAATCATTGGTTTTGGAGCTGAAAAACAAGGAACATCAGGTGTTCACGGAGCTCCCCTTGGAAAAGAAGGAAATGATTTTGCCAAAAAAGCTTACGGCTGGGAGTATCCAGACTTTACAGTTCCTGAGCAAGTTAAGACTCGCTTTGCAGAAGACCTTAAGGCACGCGGAGCAAAACTTGAGTCTGAATGGAATGAACTTTTTGCAAAATACTCAGAAGAATATCCTGATTTAGCTGAACAATACGCTCATGCCTTTGATGGTCTAACTCCTGAACTTGAAATCAAAAAATATGAAGAAGGAAGCTCAGCTGCTAGCCGTGTGACTAGCCAGGAAGTCATCCAACAACTAGCCGCTCAAATGCCTGATCTTTGGGGTGGCTCTGCTGACCTTTCTGCTTCAAACAACACTATGATGAAGGCTTACGAAGACTTTGAGGCAGGAAACTATAAGGGACGTAACATCTGGTTTGGTGTTCGTGAGTTTGCTATGACTGCTGCCATGAATGGGATTGCCCTCCACGGAGGAACTCGTGTTTACGGTGGTACCTTCTTTGTCTTCTCAAACTACATGCTACCAGCTATTCGTATGGCTGCCATCCAGGATTTACCTGTAACTTACGTTCTAACGCACGACTCAATTGCTGTTGGTGAAGATGGTCCAACCCATGAGCCAGTTGAACAGCTAGCAAGCCTTCGTTCAATGCCAAACATCGATGTCATTCGTCCAGCTGACGGCAATGAGGTAATTGCAGCTTGGAGACACGCTGTTAACAGTAAAACTCGCCCAACAGCTCTTGTTCTTACCCGTCAAAACCTACCTGTAATTCCTTATACCAAAGAACTTGCTGAAGAAGGTTTAAGCCGTGGTGCTTACATTATCGCAAAAGAATCAGGAAATCTTGATGGAATTCTTATTGCTACAGGTAGCGAAGTGGCCCTTGCCATTGAAGCCCAAAAAGAACTTGAAAAAGCAGGAAAATCAGTCCGTGTGGTATCAATGCCTTCACAAAATATCTTTGATGAACAAGATGCTTCATACCGTGAAGAGATTCTTCCAGCAGCAGTTCGTAAACGTATTGCCATCGAAGCTGGATCAAGCTTTGGTTGGGCAAAATATGTCGGCCTTGATGGTGACACTGTAACCATTGACAAGTGGGGGGCAAGTGCTCCAGGTACAAAGGTATTTGCAGAATACGGCTTTACTGTTGAAAATATCGTAGATAAATTTAATAATCTATAA
- a CDS encoding acylphosphatase: MIKLRFIVTGKVQGVGFRWSTQSLAMELGICGQVWNNDDGSVEILAQSDSATRLLLFEKKLRQGVNSLARVDYLEKSPADFKNFNNFSVRL; this comes from the coding sequence ATGATTAAATTAAGATTTATTGTTACAGGTAAGGTTCAAGGGGTTGGTTTTCGCTGGAGCACCCAAAGTCTTGCCATGGAGCTTGGGATTTGCGGGCAGGTTTGGAATAATGATGATGGTAGTGTCGAAATTTTGGCTCAATCAGACTCAGCTACAAGGCTCCTACTCTTTGAAAAGAAACTCAGGCAGGGGGTCAACTCCCTTGCTCGAGTTGATTATTTAGAAAAAAGTCCAGCTGACTTTAAAAACTTCAATAACTTTAGCGTTCGCTTATAA
- a CDS encoding DUF896 family protein gives MTDEHINRINELARKKKAEGLTPEETEEQAKLRKQYIEGIKGSLRSQIEGVKVVDEEGNDVTPEKLKQVQAEKGIHGRTLEDIDDNK, from the coding sequence ATTACTGATGAACATATTAACCGCATTAACGAGTTAGCCCGTAAGAAAAAGGCTGAAGGTCTTACTCCTGAAGAGACTGAGGAGCAGGCTAAACTACGTAAACAATACATTGAGGGTATTAAAGGTAGTCTGCGTTCACAAATTGAAGGTGTTAAGGTTGTCGATGAAGAAGGCAATGATGTAACCCCTGAAAAACTAAAACAAGTTCAGGCTGAAAAGGGAATCCACGGAAGAACCCTTGAAGATATTGACGACAACAAATAG